In Rhodothermales bacterium, a single genomic region encodes these proteins:
- a CDS encoding DUF3179 domain-containing (seleno)protein yields the protein GITRKAGVINDTVEDVALVVFHGKGAVSALDASSIADSREVGTTGVFNRAIDGRVLTFRYERDRFVDNETGSVWTVTGRAVQGALAGAQLEAVPHGNYFAFAWFAFRPDTRVYAP from the coding sequence ACGGCATCACGCGTAAAGCCGGCGTCATCAACGACACCGTCGAGGACGTCGCGCTGGTGGTATTCCACGGGAAAGGGGCCGTTTCAGCGCTCGATGCGTCGTCCATCGCCGATTCGCGGGAGGTGGGGACGACGGGGGTGTTCAACCGCGCGATCGATGGGCGGGTGTTGACGTTTCGCTACGAGCGGGATCGGTTCGTCGACAACGAAACCGGGAGTGTCTGGACCGTCACGGGGCGCGCGGTGCAGGGCGCGCTGGCCGGCGCGCAGCTTGAGGCGGTGCCGCACGGCAATTATTTTGCGTTCGCCTGGTTCGCCTTTCGCCCTGATACCCGCGTCTACGCGCCGTGA